The following proteins come from a genomic window of Gemmatimonadota bacterium:
- a CDS encoding biotin--[acetyl-CoA-carboxylase] ligase, with amino-acid sequence MGSRIAADGRWEGRTGAEWRRVLGAPAVRARGVVGSTNDEARAWAGQGAPAGALVIADAQTDGRGRSGDKWWSPPGLSLYLSAVLRPARVPGAGAAVGVVSLRVGLALAAALEDAFSLDTRIKWPNDLLGPGGGKLAGVLCEAAFKADQLEYVIAGVGVNVGHDVASLPEEIRETATSVAHETGGAALRPALLTALAPRLAGLATAPLEPLSPEELLALDARDALKGRAVRVDGGPELVALGMDRGGALRVAHPSGAITLVQAGRVRPVQTRVGGGAHTRRLE; translated from the coding sequence ATGGGTTCGCGGATAGCCGCCGACGGGCGCTGGGAGGGCCGCACGGGGGCCGAGTGGCGCCGCGTGCTCGGCGCGCCCGCGGTGCGCGCGCGCGGCGTCGTGGGTTCGACCAACGACGAGGCGCGCGCGTGGGCGGGCCAGGGGGCACCCGCCGGGGCGCTCGTCATCGCCGACGCGCAGACCGACGGGCGCGGCCGGTCCGGGGACAAGTGGTGGTCGCCGCCGGGGCTCTCGCTCTACCTTTCGGCGGTGCTGCGGCCGGCGCGGGTACCCGGAGCGGGAGCGGCGGTCGGCGTGGTCTCCTTGCGCGTCGGCCTCGCGCTCGCCGCGGCGCTCGAGGACGCGTTCTCTCTGGACACCCGCATCAAGTGGCCCAACGATCTGCTGGGTCCCGGTGGAGGCAAGCTCGCGGGCGTTTTGTGCGAGGCCGCATTCAAGGCGGACCAACTGGAGTACGTGATCGCCGGAGTCGGCGTGAACGTCGGGCACGACGTAGCCTCTCTGCCCGAGGAGATCAGGGAGACGGCCACGTCGGTCGCCCACGAGACGGGCGGCGCGGCGTTGCGTCCAGCGCTGCTCACGGCGCTGGCGCCGAGGCTGGCCGGACTGGCGACCGCGCCGCTCGAGCCGCTTTCTCCCGAAGAATTGCTCGCGCTCGACGCGCGCGACGCGCTCAAGGGTCGCGCGGTACGGGTGGATGGCGGACCAGAGCTGGTCGCTCTGGGCATGGATCGCGGCGGCGCGCTGCGGGTCGCGCACCCGTCGGGGGCCATCACCCTCGTCCAGGCCGGCAGGGTCCGGCCGGTGCAGACACGCGTCGGCGGCGGCGCGCACACCCGGAGGCTGGAATGA
- a CDS encoding type III pantothenate kinase, with protein MILAIDVGNTDIACGLYAGSERRDAWRLATGALRSADEMALLISTMLQHRGFEPSAIHAASIGSVVPRVTGPLGEACTVLFQVEPLVVDATTPLPITLDVDEPLTVGADRIVNTLAVAQRFGEDTIVVDLGTATTYDCITRAGVFIGGVIAPGVQTSADALGKSAAKLPRFEPVRPERVIGRRTESCLASGLFWGAVDAIDGIVVRIREEWGREEVLTIATGGLATAIAPACRTVSRVEPWLTLEGLALAYEHARGKAR; from the coding sequence ATGATCCTGGCGATCGACGTGGGCAATACGGACATCGCGTGCGGCCTGTACGCTGGCTCGGAGCGAAGAGACGCGTGGCGCCTGGCGACGGGCGCCCTGCGCAGCGCCGACGAGATGGCTCTGCTGATCTCGACCATGCTCCAGCACCGGGGGTTCGAGCCGAGCGCCATCCACGCGGCCTCGATCGGGTCCGTGGTGCCTCGCGTGACGGGTCCCCTTGGTGAGGCCTGCACGGTCCTGTTTCAGGTGGAGCCGCTGGTCGTGGACGCGACCACTCCGCTGCCCATCACGTTGGATGTGGACGAGCCGTTGACGGTGGGTGCCGACCGCATCGTCAACACGCTCGCGGTCGCCCAGCGCTTCGGCGAGGACACGATCGTCGTCGACCTCGGCACCGCCACGACCTACGACTGCATCACCCGCGCTGGCGTGTTCATCGGCGGCGTGATCGCGCCCGGGGTGCAGACCAGCGCGGACGCGCTGGGGAAGAGCGCGGCCAAGCTGCCCAGGTTCGAGCCCGTGCGTCCGGAGCGGGTCATCGGGCGCCGCACCGAATCGTGCCTGGCCAGCGGCCTGTTCTGGGGAGCCGTCGATGCCATCGACGGAATCGTGGTCCGGATCCGCGAGGAGTGGGGCCGGGAGGAAGTTCTGACCATCGCGACCGGCGGACTCGCCACCGCCATCGCTCCCGCGTGTCGCACGGTGTCCCGCGTCGAGCCGTGGCTCACGCTCGAAGGGTTGGCGCTCGCCTACGAACACGCGCGCGGGAAGGCCCGGTAG
- the groES gene encoding co-chaperone GroES, whose translation MATVSATKITPLADRVVVKPLEETEEMRGGLYIPDTAKEKPQQGEVVAVGPGKVNDKGDRTPMEVKPGDRILYGKYSGTEITIDGDQVLILRESDVLAIVG comes from the coding sequence ATGGCGACAGTCAGCGCCACGAAGATCACCCCGCTCGCGGATAGGGTGGTCGTCAAGCCCCTCGAGGAGACCGAGGAGATGCGCGGTGGGCTCTACATTCCAGACACCGCCAAGGAGAAGCCACAGCAGGGCGAGGTGGTCGCGGTTGGACCCGGCAAGGTGAACGACAAGGGCGATCGCACGCCCATGGAGGTCAAGCCCGGCGATCGCATCCTCTACGGCAAGTACAGCGGGACCGAGATCACGATCGATGGAGACCAGGTACTGATCCTTCGCGAATCGGACGTGCTCGCCATCGTCGGATAG
- the groL gene encoding chaperonin GroEL (60 kDa chaperone family; promotes refolding of misfolded polypeptides especially under stressful conditions; forms two stacked rings of heptamers to form a barrel-shaped 14mer; ends can be capped by GroES; misfolded proteins enter the barrel where they are refolded when GroES binds), with protein sequence MAAKELEFNVDARSRLKKGVDKLAKAVKVTLGPKGRNVVLDRKFGSPTVTKDGVTVAKEVELEDAVENMGAQMVKEVATKTSDNAGDGTTTATVLAQAIFTEGLKNVTAGANPMAIKRGIDKAVEKVVEELHGVSTETKGKKEIAQVGAISANNDMEIGDLISDAMEKVGKDGVITVEEARGLETTLETVEGMQFDRGYLSPYFITDPERMEVVLEDPMILVHDKKIGAMKDLLPVLEKVAQMGKPLLIIAEDVEGEALATLVVNKLRGTLKVCAVKAPGFGDRRKAMLQDISVLTGGQVISEDVGFKLENTVLDDLGGAKRVVIDKDNTTIIDGAGDSEEIKGRIEEIRVAIDKSTSDYDQEKLQERLAKLSGGVAVINVGAATETEMKEKKARVEDALHATRAAVEEGIVAGGGVALLRAQGQLENFKLDTEDEQIGVVILRRALESPIRQIAANAGAEGSIVVERVRASKDANYGYNAQTDVYEDLVEAGVIDPTKVTRTALQNAASIAGLLLTTEAVVVEKPEAETAPAAGGMPGGMGGMY encoded by the coding sequence ATGGCTGCAAAGGAACTCGAGTTCAACGTCGACGCGCGCTCGCGCCTCAAGAAGGGCGTGGACAAGCTCGCGAAGGCGGTGAAGGTGACGCTCGGTCCCAAGGGCCGCAACGTCGTTCTGGACAGGAAGTTCGGCTCTCCCACGGTGACCAAGGACGGCGTCACGGTGGCCAAGGAGGTCGAGCTGGAGGACGCGGTCGAGAACATGGGCGCGCAGATGGTCAAGGAGGTCGCGACCAAGACCTCCGACAACGCCGGCGACGGCACCACGACCGCCACCGTGCTGGCGCAGGCGATCTTCACCGAGGGCCTCAAGAACGTGACCGCGGGTGCCAATCCCATGGCGATCAAGCGCGGCATCGACAAGGCCGTCGAGAAGGTGGTCGAGGAGCTGCACGGGGTTTCGACCGAGACCAAGGGCAAGAAGGAGATCGCCCAGGTCGGCGCCATCTCCGCGAACAACGACATGGAGATCGGCGATCTGATTTCCGACGCCATGGAGAAGGTCGGCAAGGACGGCGTGATCACGGTCGAGGAGGCGCGCGGCCTGGAGACCACGCTCGAGACGGTCGAGGGCATGCAGTTCGACCGCGGCTACCTCTCGCCCTACTTCATCACCGATCCGGAGCGCATGGAAGTGGTGCTCGAAGATCCCATGATCCTGGTGCACGACAAGAAGATCGGCGCCATGAAGGATCTCCTCCCGGTGTTGGAGAAGGTCGCCCAGATGGGCAAGCCGCTCCTGATCATCGCCGAGGATGTCGAGGGCGAGGCGCTCGCCACTCTGGTGGTGAACAAGCTGCGCGGCACGCTCAAGGTGTGCGCCGTCAAGGCTCCTGGCTTCGGCGATCGCAGGAAGGCCATGCTTCAGGACATTTCCGTCCTGACCGGCGGCCAGGTCATCAGCGAGGACGTGGGCTTCAAGCTGGAGAACACGGTCCTGGACGACCTGGGGGGCGCCAAGCGAGTGGTGATCGACAAGGACAACACCACCATCATCGACGGCGCTGGTGACAGCGAGGAGATCAAGGGGCGGATCGAGGAGATCCGCGTCGCGATCGACAAGTCGACGTCCGATTACGACCAGGAGAAGCTCCAGGAGCGGCTTGCGAAGCTCTCCGGGGGCGTGGCCGTGATCAACGTGGGCGCCGCGACCGAAACCGAGATGAAGGAGAAGAAGGCTCGGGTCGAGGACGCGTTGCACGCCACGCGCGCCGCGGTGGAAGAGGGCATCGTTGCCGGTGGCGGCGTGGCACTGCTGCGCGCCCAGGGGCAACTCGAGAATTTCAAGCTCGATACGGAGGACGAGCAGATCGGCGTCGTGATCCTGCGCCGGGCGCTCGAGTCGCCGATCCGGCAGATCGCCGCGAACGCGGGCGCCGAAGGTTCGATCGTCGTGGAGCGGGTGCGCGCGAGCAAGGACGCCAACTACGGCTACAACGCGCAGACCGACGTGTACGAGGACCTGGTCGAGGCGGGGGTGATCGACCCGACGAAGGTGACCCGGACCGCGTTGCAGAACGCCGCTTCCATAGCGGGTCTGCTGCTCACGACCGAAGCCGTCGTGGTCGAGAAGCCCGAGGCCGAGACGGCCCCCGCAGCCGGCGGCATGCCCGGCGGCATGGGCGGGATGTACTAG
- a CDS encoding DUF885 domain-containing protein, which produces MRSTGKPSSRIIGVVLAAFLLLGGAALRAQEPDPDSELRTLLASTWDDLMRLDPEWATEVGYPDYQTEWRDRSPEGATALRALMEAALVDLRTIERDGLEPGNRIHYDVFEDFATTLLAAPLTERVSVLSSYGYTSITQMDGVHHSVSRTLRSMPRRTVADYEAIVARVRGVGATIHGAMESLRTDLRAGVALPAVAFTAVPQQVTDLAPDEALSSPLMVAFTEIPESIDETDRRRLLAAAESAYREHLRPAFTELEAFLRDDYGPATRETIGLSDVPGGPGWYAQKVRTFTTTDMTPRQIHELGLAEVARIRAAMEEVIEDSGFEGTFQDFTHFLQTDPRFYYQTAEELLAGYRDISKRADPELVPLFGILPRMPYGVKAIPDFSAPTSTTAYYNSGAHASGRPAWFYANTYNLPARPKWEMEALSLHEAVPGHHLQISIAQELSDMPEFRRHVPYNAFVEGWGLYAETLGYDMGFYQDPYSRYGQLSYQMWRAVRLVVDTGMHSFGWTRQQAIDFFAENSGKAEHDIAVEIDRYIVWPGQALGYMVGKLKIEELRRRAEDRLGDDFDIRVFHDRVLENGAVPLSVLERHIDAWLESAAG; this is translated from the coding sequence ATGCGTTCGACAGGTAAACCCAGCAGCCGGATCATCGGCGTCGTCCTGGCCGCCTTCCTCCTTCTGGGCGGCGCGGCGCTGCGCGCTCAGGAACCGGACCCCGACTCCGAGCTGCGGACCCTGCTGGCGTCCACCTGGGACGATCTGATGCGGCTCGATCCCGAGTGGGCCACCGAGGTCGGATATCCCGACTATCAGACCGAGTGGCGCGACAGATCGCCTGAAGGTGCGACGGCCTTGCGCGCGCTCATGGAAGCGGCGTTGGTCGACCTGCGGACGATCGAGAGAGACGGCCTCGAGCCGGGCAACCGGATTCATTACGACGTCTTCGAGGATTTCGCGACGACCCTCCTCGCGGCGCCGTTGACCGAGCGCGTGTCGGTGCTCTCGAGCTATGGATACACGTCCATCACCCAGATGGACGGGGTGCACCACTCCGTGTCGCGAACGCTCCGCTCCATGCCGCGCCGAACCGTGGCCGACTACGAAGCGATCGTCGCGCGCGTGCGCGGCGTCGGGGCCACCATCCACGGCGCGATGGAGTCTCTACGCACGGATCTCCGCGCGGGAGTAGCGCTCCCGGCGGTCGCCTTCACGGCGGTGCCGCAGCAGGTTACCGACCTGGCGCCGGACGAGGCGCTATCCAGCCCGCTGATGGTGGCCTTCACGGAGATCCCCGAGTCGATCGACGAGACCGACCGCCGACGCCTCCTGGCGGCGGCGGAGTCGGCGTACCGGGAGCACCTGCGCCCGGCGTTCACGGAGCTGGAGGCTTTCCTGCGCGATGACTACGGCCCGGCGACGCGTGAGACCATCGGCCTCAGCGACGTGCCGGGTGGTCCCGGATGGTATGCGCAGAAGGTGCGCACTTTCACGACGACGGACATGACGCCGCGCCAGATCCACGAGCTGGGCCTGGCCGAGGTCGCGCGCATCCGCGCCGCGATGGAAGAGGTGATCGAGGACAGCGGCTTCGAAGGGACGTTCCAGGACTTCACCCACTTCCTGCAGACCGATCCCCGCTTCTACTACCAAACCGCGGAGGAGCTGCTGGCAGGCTATCGGGACATCTCCAAGCGGGCCGATCCGGAGCTGGTCCCGCTGTTCGGAATCCTGCCCCGCATGCCCTATGGCGTGAAGGCGATTCCGGACTTCTCGGCGCCGACGAGCACGACCGCCTACTACAACAGCGGCGCCCACGCCTCGGGGCGCCCGGCGTGGTTCTACGCCAACACTTACAACCTGCCGGCGCGGCCCAAATGGGAGATGGAGGCGCTGTCGCTGCACGAGGCGGTGCCCGGCCACCACCTGCAGATCTCCATCGCGCAGGAGTTGTCCGACATGCCCGAATTCCGCCGGCACGTCCCCTACAACGCTTTCGTGGAGGGGTGGGGGCTGTACGCCGAGACCCTCGGCTACGACATGGGCTTCTACCAGGACCCCTACTCGCGCTACGGCCAGCTCAGCTACCAGATGTGGCGCGCCGTACGCCTGGTGGTGGACACCGGCATGCACTCGTTCGGCTGGACGCGCCAGCAGGCCATCGACTTCTTCGCCGAGAACAGCGGCAAGGCGGAGCACGACATCGCCGTGGAGATCGACCGCTACATAGTCTGGCCGGGCCAGGCCCTGGGCTACATGGTCGGCAAGCTGAAGATCGAAGAGCTGCGCCGGCGCGCGGAGGACCGCCTGGGCGACGACTTCGACATCCGTGTCTTCCACGACCGGGTGCTGGAGAACGGCGCCGTGCCCTTGAGCGTTCTCGAGCGGCACATCGACGCGTGGTTGGAGTCTGCCGCGGGCTGA
- the thrS gene encoding threonine--tRNA ligase, whose amino-acid sequence MSTDSIRVTLPDGSEMEMPRGTTPLEVAERIGPRLAKAALVAVAGGEVIDLSRPLERDVELKIITEGSQDGLGVLRHSAAHILATAVRDVRPGAGIGFGPPIEDGFYYDFEVDEPFTPDELERIEERMRGVAKRGDVFERRIVSIEEARDLFADDPLKLERLEEFGEDDVITVYTNGPFIDLCRGPHVPGTGRVKHFKLLSTAGAYWRGDEKRQMLQRIYGTAWFSDKDLAAHLERLEEAKRRDHRRLGRELGLFSVHEEVGPGLIHWHPKGGLIRHTVEEFLKSTLLEHGYDLVYTPHISSEALFERSGHLPTFEDNMFGPMEVDDRRYRAKPMNCPSHILIYASERRSYRDLPIRYAELGTCYRYERSGVLHGMMRVRGFTQDDAHIFCTPDQVEGEFHLLLDLVEVLLSTFGYSYRLFLATRPEKAIGDPAVYDGATERIRAVLEQRGAEYQVDEGGGAFYGPKLDVVLVDALGRGWQGPTLQVDFNLPERFELEYVGQDNAPHRPAMLHRTLLGSMERFIGGLIEHFAGAFPLWLAPEQVRVLPINDELVDSARDLVEALKQKRIRASLDDRSETLGYRIRDAETHKLPYMAIIGGREAEAGTVAVRARGADAKQVVTGRDEFADALAQEIAEKRLPPGFTQGGEIG is encoded by the coding sequence GTGAGCACGGACAGCATTCGCGTGACCCTGCCCGACGGGTCGGAGATGGAGATGCCGCGCGGCACGACCCCGCTGGAGGTGGCCGAGCGCATCGGGCCGCGGCTGGCCAAGGCGGCGCTGGTGGCGGTGGCGGGTGGGGAGGTCATCGACCTGTCGCGTCCCCTGGAGCGGGACGTGGAGCTCAAGATCATCACCGAGGGCAGCCAGGACGGCCTCGGGGTGCTGCGCCATTCGGCGGCGCACATCCTCGCCACCGCAGTGCGCGACGTTCGGCCGGGCGCGGGCATCGGCTTCGGCCCGCCCATAGAGGACGGCTTCTACTACGACTTCGAGGTGGACGAGCCGTTCACGCCGGACGAGCTCGAGCGTATCGAGGAACGCATGCGAGGCGTCGCCAAGCGTGGCGACGTATTCGAGCGTCGGATCGTGTCGATAGAAGAGGCGCGAGACCTGTTCGCCGATGATCCGCTGAAGCTCGAGCGCCTGGAGGAGTTCGGCGAAGACGACGTGATCACCGTCTATACGAACGGTCCCTTCATCGACCTGTGCCGGGGTCCGCACGTGCCGGGCACGGGCAGGGTCAAGCACTTCAAGCTGCTGTCCACGGCGGGCGCGTACTGGAGGGGCGACGAAAAGCGCCAGATGCTCCAGCGCATCTACGGGACCGCGTGGTTCAGCGACAAGGACCTGGCGGCACACCTCGAGCGACTGGAGGAAGCGAAGCGCCGGGACCACCGCAGGCTGGGCCGGGAGCTCGGGCTGTTCAGCGTGCACGAGGAGGTGGGACCGGGTCTCATCCACTGGCACCCCAAGGGCGGTCTGATTCGCCACACGGTGGAGGAGTTCCTCAAGTCGACGCTCTTGGAGCACGGCTATGATCTGGTCTACACGCCGCACATTTCCAGCGAGGCGCTGTTCGAACGGAGCGGCCACCTGCCGACGTTCGAGGACAACATGTTCGGGCCCATGGAGGTGGACGACCGACGCTACCGGGCGAAGCCCATGAACTGCCCCAGCCACATCCTGATCTACGCGTCGGAGAGGAGGTCGTACCGGGACCTGCCGATCCGGTACGCGGAGCTCGGCACCTGCTACCGCTACGAGCGCAGCGGGGTGCTGCACGGGATGATGCGGGTGCGGGGCTTCACGCAGGACGACGCGCACATCTTCTGCACGCCCGACCAGGTCGAAGGGGAGTTTCACCTCCTCCTGGACCTCGTCGAGGTCCTGCTGAGCACCTTCGGTTACAGCTACCGGCTGTTCCTGGCGACGCGGCCGGAGAAGGCCATCGGGGATCCAGCGGTCTACGACGGCGCGACCGAGCGGATCCGTGCCGTGCTGGAACAGCGAGGCGCGGAGTACCAAGTGGACGAGGGCGGCGGCGCGTTCTACGGGCCGAAGCTCGACGTGGTGCTGGTGGACGCGCTCGGCCGCGGCTGGCAGGGCCCGACCCTGCAGGTGGACTTCAACCTCCCCGAGAGGTTCGAGCTGGAGTACGTCGGCCAGGACAACGCGCCGCACCGGCCAGCGATGCTCCATCGCACGTTGCTGGGCTCCATGGAGCGGTTCATCGGCGGCCTGATCGAGCACTTCGCGGGCGCTTTCCCGCTCTGGCTGGCCCCCGAGCAGGTGCGCGTGCTGCCCATCAACGACGAGCTGGTCGATTCGGCCCGGGACCTCGTGGAGGCGCTGAAGCAGAAACGCATCCGCGCGAGCCTGGACGACCGCTCCGAAACCCTGGGCTACCGTATCCGCGACGCAGAAACC